The following are encoded together in the Streptomyces flavofungini genome:
- a CDS encoding PH domain-containing protein — protein MTVRTPVLDVSNPQPPTAAEPWQRLHPRMIVVSVSWLVGPAVPLLGAILVARDLLNTHGLIVLGSYIVVAGVQAGHEWVRYRTTRFRITDSLIELHSGLLFRTDKSIPRDRVRSADLTANPVHRLFGLAAVKVGTGEHTARSEDEELVLDGISREQAVRFRALLLSRGEGDTGGETPALPVPLARMRWSWARYAPLTVTTFAGVLAVVTGVSKLLDTLGLDVTDSGTARSVWDWLAAVPLAVAIAVVALVLLAVGVAGSLVTFTEAWYGHRLEREPGGALHISRGLLTSRSVSVAERRICGVELSRPLPLRLLAAGRLTLLATGLGGRGTQVPGSLGPAQLIPAAPLNSAHQIAADVLNEATSPITEAVLRGHPRPALRRRLVRGCLWAPAGAAALAGAGTAAGALPWWAAPVAAALTAACGAPLAVDAYRGLGHALSGDHLVVRQGTFVRRTVVLRRDRIVGWTGRQTFTQRRAGLCTLTATTAAGKGAVRIRDVGVADGLRFAEAALPGLVAPFCTAPTGRRTDRGRP, from the coding sequence GTGACCGTGCGTACACCGGTGCTCGACGTGTCGAATCCGCAGCCGCCGACCGCGGCGGAGCCGTGGCAGCGACTGCACCCGCGCATGATCGTGGTCAGCGTCAGCTGGCTCGTCGGCCCGGCCGTGCCGCTGCTCGGCGCCATCCTCGTGGCCCGGGACCTGCTCAACACCCACGGCCTGATCGTGCTCGGCTCCTACATCGTGGTGGCGGGCGTCCAGGCCGGACACGAGTGGGTGCGCTACCGCACCACCCGCTTCCGCATCACCGACAGCCTCATCGAGCTGCACTCCGGGCTCCTCTTCCGTACCGACAAGTCGATCCCCCGCGACCGCGTCCGCAGCGCCGATCTGACGGCCAACCCCGTGCACCGCCTCTTCGGGCTCGCGGCCGTGAAGGTCGGCACCGGGGAGCACACCGCCCGCAGCGAGGACGAGGAGCTGGTGCTCGACGGGATCTCGCGGGAACAGGCGGTCCGGTTCCGCGCGCTGCTGCTCAGCCGCGGCGAGGGCGACACCGGCGGCGAAACCCCCGCGCTGCCGGTGCCGCTCGCGCGGATGCGCTGGTCCTGGGCCCGCTACGCCCCTCTGACCGTCACCACTTTCGCCGGGGTCCTGGCCGTGGTCACCGGTGTCTCCAAGCTCCTGGACACCCTCGGACTCGACGTCACCGACAGCGGCACCGCGCGGAGCGTCTGGGACTGGCTGGCCGCCGTGCCCCTCGCCGTGGCCATCGCCGTCGTGGCCCTGGTGCTCCTTGCCGTCGGCGTCGCGGGCTCGCTGGTGACGTTCACCGAGGCCTGGTACGGACACCGGCTCGAACGCGAGCCGGGAGGTGCCCTGCACATCAGCCGCGGCCTGCTCACCTCCCGGTCGGTGTCCGTGGCCGAGCGGCGGATCTGCGGCGTCGAGCTGAGCCGTCCCCTGCCCCTGCGGCTGCTCGCCGCCGGCCGGCTGACCCTCCTGGCCACCGGGCTCGGCGGCCGCGGCACCCAGGTCCCCGGCTCGCTCGGCCCGGCCCAGCTCATCCCGGCCGCCCCCCTGAACTCCGCGCACCAGATCGCGGCCGACGTCCTGAACGAGGCCACGTCGCCGATCACTGAGGCGGTGCTGCGCGGTCACCCCCGGCCCGCGCTGCGCCGCCGTCTGGTGCGCGGTTGCCTGTGGGCCCCGGCCGGGGCAGCGGCCCTGGCCGGGGCCGGCACGGCCGCCGGAGCGCTGCCCTGGTGGGCCGCCCCCGTCGCCGCGGCGCTCACCGCGGCCTGCGGGGCGCCGCTCGCGGTGGACGCCTACCGCGGCCTCGGCCACGCGCTGAGCGGTGACCACCTCGTCGTACGACAGGGCACGTTCGTCCGGCGGACGGTGGTGCTGCGGCGCGACCGGATCGTCGGCTGGACCGGCAGACAGACGTTCACGCAGCGGCGCGCCGGACTGTGCACGCTGACCGCCACCACCGCGGCCGGGAAGGGCGCCGTCCGCATCCGCGACGTCGGCGTCGCCGACGGGCTCCGCTTCGCGGAGGCGGCGCTGCCCGGCCTCGTCGCCCCCTTCTGCACCGCGCCGACCGGCCGGCGCACGGACCGCGGCCGGCCCTGA
- a CDS encoding PH domain-containing protein, producing the protein MPQQTRQAARDGAEATHPDADVPVLAGVPPLSFGVPRPARRPDRRAVHWWLTQNLLVVVPVLAALAAAALTPDAPSWLWAVFGVLCPVGAGYALLTPWYRYRVHRWEAGVDAVCATSGWLTREWRVVPFTRIQTLDTKRGPLMQLFGLSAVTVTTASAAGPVTLVGLDRHLAEELVRDLTERVRALREDGT; encoded by the coding sequence GTGCCACAGCAGACGCGGCAGGCAGCGCGGGACGGGGCGGAGGCGACACATCCGGACGCCGATGTTCCGGTGCTGGCCGGTGTTCCGCCGCTGTCGTTCGGTGTGCCGCGGCCCGCCCGCCGCCCGGACCGGCGCGCCGTCCACTGGTGGCTGACGCAGAACCTCCTGGTCGTCGTGCCGGTGCTCGCCGCCCTCGCGGCCGCAGCCCTGACGCCCGACGCCCCGTCCTGGCTGTGGGCCGTCTTCGGGGTGCTGTGCCCCGTCGGCGCGGGCTACGCGCTGCTCACCCCCTGGTACCGCTACCGCGTGCACCGCTGGGAGGCGGGCGTCGACGCGGTGTGTGCCACCTCCGGCTGGCTCACCCGGGAATGGCGTGTCGTGCCGTTCACCCGCATCCAGACCCTGGACACCAAGCGCGGCCCGCTGATGCAGCTCTTCGGGCTCTCCGCGGTGACCGTGACCACCGCGTCGGCGGCGGGCCCGGTCACCCTCGTCGGCCTGGACCGGCACCTGGCCGAAGAGCTGGTCCGGGACCTCACCGAGCGCGTCCGCGCCCTGCGTGAGGACGGCACGTGA
- a CDS encoding sensor histidine kinase, producing the protein MTGPIRWLGRSAVQDTILVATLIALNVFVAFWSGFPREEHPRFGPWAGLGLQVVVVVVLVVRRVWPLFVLGVATVSAVLMSLSVWLVPGLLVTSVDGSGVWVPLAAPFAAYSAVVYSSRPRGAWVLTGVLTVVATRLWELSFAVAASGVLLTAVPALLGMYVAARRGLIVALTERAERAEREQFLLAERARAEERVRLAGEMHDVVTHRVSLMVLQAGALRVVSSDERVRAEAEGLRAAGCQALEELRDLVGVLRSPESAVGLVGGVGDDGGVGVGDWGLSVLVEESRAVGVEVVLSESGDRSVSSPVVARTAYRIVQEALTNVRKHAPGSGVRVEVRYEADRVRLRVRNSAPTAAVDRELASSGSGSGLKGLRQRVELVGGTFESGPRPDGGFTVKSVLPSYVPTTVTWIRSDNGTQSASAGPAGPPGSVFKE; encoded by the coding sequence GTGACAGGGCCGATTCGATGGTTGGGCCGCAGCGCCGTTCAGGACACCATCCTCGTCGCCACTCTCATCGCACTCAACGTCTTCGTCGCCTTCTGGAGCGGCTTTCCCCGGGAAGAGCATCCGCGGTTTGGGCCGTGGGCGGGGTTGGGGTTGCAGGTGGTTGTGGTGGTGGTGTTGGTGGTGCGGCGGGTGTGGCCGTTGTTTGTGTTGGGTGTGGCGACGGTGTCTGCGGTGTTGATGTCGTTGTCGGTGTGGTTGGTGCCGGGGTTGTTGGTGACGTCGGTGGATGGTTCGGGGGTGTGGGTGCCGTTGGCTGCGCCGTTCGCGGCGTATTCGGCGGTGGTGTATTCGTCGCGGCCGCGGGGTGCGTGGGTGTTGACGGGTGTGTTGACTGTGGTGGCGACGCGGTTGTGGGAGTTGTCGTTCGCGGTGGCGGCGTCGGGGGTGTTGTTGACGGCGGTGCCGGCGTTGTTGGGGATGTATGTGGCGGCGCGGCGGGGGTTGATCGTGGCGTTGACGGAGCGGGCGGAGCGGGCGGAGCGGGAGCAGTTTTTGTTGGCGGAGCGGGCGCGGGCGGAGGAGCGGGTGCGTCTTGCGGGGGAGATGCATGACGTGGTGACGCATCGGGTGTCGTTGATGGTGTTGCAGGCGGGGGCGTTGCGGGTGGTGTCGTCGGATGAGCGGGTGCGGGCGGAGGCGGAGGGTTTGCGGGCTGCGGGGTGTCAGGCGTTGGAGGAGTTGAGGGATTTGGTGGGGGTTTTGCGGTCTCCGGAGAGTGCGGTGGGGTTGGTGGGTGGTGTGGGTGATGACGGGGGTGTGGGTGTGGGTGATTGGGGTTTGTCGGTGTTGGTGGAGGAGTCGCGGGCGGTGGGTGTTGAGGTGGTGTTGAGTGAGTCGGGGGATCGTTCGGTGTCGTCTCCGGTGGTGGCGCGGACGGCGTATCGGATTGTGCAGGAGGCGTTGACGAATGTGCGGAAGCACGCTCCGGGGAGTGGGGTGCGGGTGGAGGTGCGGTATGAGGCGGATCGGGTGCGGTTGAGGGTGCGGAATTCGGCTCCGACGGCGGCGGTGGATCGGGAGTTGGCGTCGTCTGGTTCGGGGAGTGGGTTGAAGGGGTTGCGGCAGCGGGTGGAGTTGGTGGGCGGCACGTTCGAGTCCGGCCCCCGCCCCGACGGCGGCTTCACCGTCAAGTCGGTGTTGCCGAGCTATGTGCCGACGACGGTGACGTGGATCCGCTCGGACAACGGCACGCAGTCGGCGTCGGCGGGTCCCGCGGGGCCCCCGGGGTCGGTCTTCAAGGAGTAG
- a CDS encoding response regulator transcription factor, whose protein sequence is MGHEVVKVLVVDDEPMVCAHLRTILGSAEDIEVVDAAHDGAAAVEAVMRHRPDLVLMDLRMPGVDGLTAIECIMKLDQPPKVVALTTFDADQYVMRALRSGASGFLVKSTPPEDLIGLVRVAADGHTVLSPVAMRRIVAASSDEDAARERAKALVGKLTERETDVLTCLGEGLSNAQIATKLFLSEATVKGYVSRMLVKLECTNRTQAGLLAYDAGLVSR, encoded by the coding sequence ATGGGGCATGAAGTCGTAAAGGTGTTGGTTGTTGATGACGAGCCCATGGTCTGCGCGCATTTGAGAACGATTCTCGGTTCGGCCGAGGACATTGAGGTCGTCGACGCCGCCCATGACGGAGCCGCCGCGGTGGAGGCCGTGATGCGGCATCGCCCCGATCTCGTTCTCATGGATTTGCGGATGCCGGGCGTGGACGGCCTCACGGCGATCGAATGCATCATGAAACTCGACCAGCCGCCGAAAGTCGTGGCGCTCACCACATTCGACGCCGATCAGTATGTGATGCGGGCGCTGCGCAGTGGAGCAAGTGGATTTCTTGTGAAATCCACGCCCCCCGAGGACCTGATCGGCCTCGTCCGCGTCGCCGCCGACGGCCACACCGTCCTCTCACCCGTCGCCATGCGCCGTATCGTGGCGGCGTCCTCCGACGAGGACGCCGCGCGCGAGCGCGCCAAGGCCCTGGTCGGCAAGCTCACCGAGCGCGAGACCGATGTCCTCACCTGCCTCGGCGAAGGCCTGTCCAACGCCCAGATCGCCACGAAGCTGTTCCTCAGCGAGGCGACGGTCAAGGGCTATGTCTCCCGCATGCTCGTGAAGCTGGAGTGCACCAACAGGACCCAGGCGGGACTCCTCGCCTACGACGCGGGGCTCGTCAGCCGCTGA
- a CDS encoding sensor histidine kinase, with protein MQPARTAGEKSDDESGKPSVFRPTTTDITLLTALVVLNVVVAVWNETHHEGHPRFGPWAGLGLQVVVVVVLVVRRVWPLFVLGVATVSAVLMSLSVWLVPGLLVTSVDGSGVWVPLAAPFAAYSAVVYSSRPRGAWVLTGVLTVVATRLWELSFAVAASGVLLTAVPALLGMYVAARRGLIVALTERAERAEREQFLLAERARAEERVRLAGEMHDVVTHRVSLMVLQAGALRVVSSDERVRAEAEGLRAAGCQALEELRDLVGVLRSPESAVGLVGGVGDDGGVGVGDWGLSVLVEESRAVGVEVVLSESGDRSVSSPVVARTAYRIVQEALTNVRKHAPGSGVRVEVRYEADRVRLRVRNSAPTAAVDRELASSGSGSGLKGLRQRVELVGGTFESGPRPDGGFHIEAVLPMEAHHG; from the coding sequence GTGCAGCCAGCCAGGACGGCCGGAGAAAAGTCCGACGACGAATCCGGCAAGCCATCCGTTTTCCGCCCGACGACGACCGACATCACGCTGCTGACAGCCTTGGTCGTCCTCAACGTCGTCGTGGCCGTCTGGAACGAAACCCACCACGAAGGCCATCCGCGGTTTGGGCCGTGGGCGGGGTTGGGGTTGCAGGTGGTTGTGGTGGTGGTGTTGGTGGTGCGGCGGGTGTGGCCGTTGTTTGTGTTGGGTGTGGCGACGGTGTCTGCGGTGTTGATGTCGTTGTCGGTGTGGTTGGTGCCGGGGTTGTTGGTGACGTCGGTGGATGGTTCGGGGGTGTGGGTGCCGTTGGCTGCGCCGTTCGCGGCGTATTCGGCGGTGGTGTATTCGTCGCGGCCGCGGGGTGCGTGGGTGTTGACGGGTGTGTTGACTGTGGTGGCGACGCGGTTGTGGGAGTTGTCGTTCGCGGTGGCGGCGTCGGGGGTGTTGTTGACGGCGGTGCCGGCGTTGTTGGGGATGTATGTGGCGGCGCGGCGGGGGTTGATCGTGGCGTTGACGGAGCGGGCTGAGCGGGCGGAGCGGGAGCAGTTTTTGTTGGCGGAGCGGGCGCGGGCGGAGGAGCGGGTGCGTCTTGCGGGGGAGATGCATGACGTGGTGACGCATCGGGTGTCGTTGATGGTGTTGCAGGCGGGGGCGTTGCGGGTGGTGTCGTCGGATGAGCGGGTGCGGGCGGAGGCGGAGGGTTTGCGGGCTGCGGGGTGTCAGGCGTTGGAGGAGTTGAGGGATTTGGTGGGGGTTTTGCGGTCTCCGGAGAGTGCGGTGGGGTTGGTGGGTGGTGTGGGTGATGACGGGGGTGTGGGTGTGGGTGATTGGGGTTTGTCGGTGTTGGTGGAGGAGTCGCGGGCGGTGGGTGTTGAGGTGGTGTTGAGTGAGTCGGGGGATCGTTCGGTGTCGTCTCCGGTGGTGGCGCGGACGGCGTATCGGATTGTGCAGGAGGCGTTGACGAATGTGCGGAAGCACGCTCCGGGGAGTGGGGTGCGGGTGGAGGTGCGGTATGAGGCGGATCGGGTGCGGTTGAGGGTGCGGAATTCGGCTCCGACGGCGGCGGTGGATCGGGAGTTGGCGTCGTCTGGTTCGGGGAGTGGGTTGAAGGGGTTGCGGCAGCGGGTGGAGTTGGTGGGCGGCACGTTCGAGTCCGGCCCCCGCCCCGACGGCGGCTTTCATATCGAAGCCGTACTGCCGATGGAAGCGCACCATGGATAG
- a CDS encoding thioesterase II family protein, with protein sequence MTTTAADLWVRSYHPAPDATARLVCFPHAGGSASFYFPVSAALSEVADVVAVQYPGRQDRHTEKGIESIAELADRIAEALRDHDDSLPLTFFGHSMGAVLAFEVARRLERDGRAPVHVFASGRRAPSSHRPENVHQRDDDGVIAEMRKLSGTDPRVLGDDEVLRMVLPAIRSDYTAIETYRAEPGAQIGSPITVLVGDDDPRTTLDEARAWEPHTLGTFDMKVFPGGHFYLTDHAQDVIAVLKAHFTS encoded by the coding sequence ATGACGACCACCGCCGCCGACCTGTGGGTCCGCAGCTACCACCCGGCCCCCGACGCCACCGCCCGCCTCGTCTGCTTCCCGCACGCGGGCGGCTCGGCCAGCTTCTACTTCCCCGTGTCGGCCGCCCTGAGCGAGGTCGCCGACGTCGTCGCCGTGCAGTACCCGGGCCGCCAGGACCGGCACACGGAGAAGGGCATCGAGTCCATCGCCGAGCTGGCCGACCGCATCGCCGAGGCCCTGCGCGACCACGACGACTCGCTGCCGCTGACCTTCTTCGGCCACAGCATGGGCGCCGTGCTCGCCTTCGAGGTGGCCCGCCGCCTGGAGCGGGACGGCCGCGCTCCCGTGCACGTCTTCGCCTCCGGCCGCCGCGCGCCCTCCAGCCACCGCCCGGAGAACGTCCACCAGCGCGACGACGACGGCGTCATCGCCGAGATGCGCAAGCTCAGCGGCACCGACCCGCGGGTGCTCGGCGACGACGAGGTGCTGCGCATGGTGCTGCCCGCCATCCGCAGCGACTACACGGCCATCGAGACCTACCGCGCCGAGCCCGGCGCGCAGATCGGCAGCCCCATCACCGTCCTGGTCGGCGACGACGACCCGCGGACGACTCTCGACGAGGCCCGGGCCTGGGAGCCGCACACCCTGGGCACCTTCGACATGAAGGTGTTCCCCGGCGGCCACTTCTACCTGACCGACCACGCCCAGGACGTCATCGCCGTCCTCAAGGCGCACTTCACGTCGTAG
- a CDS encoding agmatinase family protein produces the protein MSETPESEAWRREVDRSTFPRRDPGPIDLRRYYVQPSYSGVPTFMGVPLALNQEDLRAGGVDVAVVGCPVDVSSGHRGAAYGPRAIRADERYLYATPEGFVHSATRVNPFNVLKVVDYGDAAVDPFDITRSMEPIRGLVREIAEVGARPVVLGGDHSLLWPSVGALSEVHGRGSIAVIHFDAHPDCHEELFGHRATHTTPIRRLIDEEMVPGPNVIQVGIRTISGPDDQLFNWMRRAGMRSHFMAEIERIGFAAVIDKVIEEARAVADHVYLSLDIDVLDPAYAPGTGTPEPAGLTTRELFTALRRIAHETDLIGMDVVEVAPHLDAGYSTAMNARRAVFEALTGLALNRIKISSKNYANPIVAGEVRFPLR, from the coding sequence ATGAGCGAGACACCCGAGTCCGAGGCCTGGCGGCGGGAGGTCGATCGCTCCACGTTTCCGCGGCGCGACCCCGGCCCCATCGACCTGCGCCGCTACTACGTCCAGCCGTCCTACTCGGGCGTGCCCACCTTCATGGGCGTGCCCCTCGCCCTCAACCAGGAGGACCTGCGCGCGGGCGGCGTGGACGTGGCCGTGGTGGGCTGCCCCGTGGACGTCTCCAGCGGACACCGTGGCGCCGCCTACGGGCCGCGCGCCATCCGCGCCGACGAGCGCTACCTGTACGCCACGCCCGAGGGCTTCGTGCACTCCGCGACCCGCGTCAACCCGTTCAACGTCCTGAAGGTCGTCGACTACGGCGACGCCGCCGTGGACCCCTTCGACATCACCCGGTCCATGGAGCCCATCCGCGGCCTGGTCCGGGAGATCGCGGAGGTCGGAGCGCGGCCCGTCGTGCTCGGCGGCGACCACTCGCTGCTCTGGCCGAGCGTCGGGGCGCTCTCGGAGGTGCACGGGCGCGGCTCCATCGCCGTCATCCACTTCGACGCGCACCCCGACTGCCACGAGGAGCTGTTCGGGCACCGCGCCACCCACACCACACCGATCCGTCGCCTCATCGACGAGGAGATGGTGCCGGGCCCGAACGTCATCCAGGTCGGCATCCGCACCATCTCGGGCCCCGACGACCAGCTGTTCAACTGGATGCGCCGGGCCGGGATGCGCTCGCACTTCATGGCCGAGATCGAGCGGATCGGCTTCGCCGCCGTCATCGACAAGGTCATCGAGGAGGCCCGCGCGGTCGCCGACCACGTCTATCTGTCCCTGGACATCGACGTCCTCGACCCCGCGTACGCCCCCGGTACCGGAACCCCGGAGCCCGCCGGGCTCACCACCCGCGAACTGTTCACCGCCCTGCGCCGGATCGCGCACGAGACGGACCTGATCGGTATGGACGTGGTCGAGGTCGCCCCGCACCTGGACGCGGGCTACTCCACCGCCATGAACGCCCGCAGGGCCGTCTTCGAGGCGCTGACGGGGCTCGCCCTGAACCGCATCAAGATCTCCAGCAAGAACTACGCGAACCCGATCGTGGCCGGCGAGGTCCGCTTCCCGCTCCGCTGA
- a CDS encoding cytochrome P450, giving the protein MATLMDSKSAGFKFSAKLGATRAILRAFGVFGDPFTRLLQGQQDPYPLYAKVRQRGPVHRSHLGTWVTGSHELGTRILRDRTLFLNREQGGVPGHEMMAEIPWNSSILGLDPPDHTRLRRLAQPAFGPRMISKYRVQVEKLCNGLLDDLATRDGFDLIEDFAGPLPLLVIGELLGVPEEYHDRFIRAGRKVGPVIDGVKSLKMARDFRGAVDDLDQVFTELIELRAKDPGEDLISRLTVANEEGKLSTEELLAFCTVLAVTGFETTTNLIGNAVLAMTGDRAQWDMLREDPDLAPRAVEETLRYDSPALQAQRVPHGDIALAGHHIRANSSVVVLIGAANRDPEVYDEPDRFDLTRENPAEHLSFSGGIHYCIGAPLARMEGETALRVLAERLPDLRVAGPVVRRSSPVISGCTRLPVSGTPA; this is encoded by the coding sequence ATGGCCACGCTCATGGACAGCAAGTCGGCCGGGTTCAAGTTCAGTGCCAAGCTCGGCGCGACCCGTGCGATCCTGCGCGCCTTCGGCGTGTTCGGGGACCCGTTCACACGCCTGCTCCAGGGCCAACAGGACCCGTACCCGCTGTATGCGAAGGTACGTCAGCGGGGCCCCGTGCACCGCAGCCACCTGGGCACCTGGGTCACCGGCAGCCACGAGCTCGGCACCCGGATCCTGCGGGACCGCACCCTGTTCCTCAACCGCGAACAGGGCGGCGTACCCGGCCACGAGATGATGGCCGAGATCCCCTGGAACAGCTCCATCCTCGGCCTCGACCCGCCCGACCACACCCGCCTGCGGCGCCTCGCCCAGCCCGCCTTCGGCCCCCGGATGATCAGCAAGTACCGGGTCCAGGTGGAGAAGCTCTGCAACGGCCTGCTCGACGACCTGGCCACCCGCGACGGCTTCGACCTCATCGAGGACTTCGCGGGACCGCTGCCCCTGCTGGTGATCGGCGAGCTCCTCGGCGTCCCCGAGGAGTACCACGACCGGTTCATCCGCGCCGGGCGCAAGGTCGGGCCCGTCATCGACGGCGTCAAGTCCCTGAAGATGGCACGGGACTTCCGCGGCGCCGTCGACGACCTCGACCAGGTCTTCACCGAGCTGATCGAGCTGCGCGCCAAGGACCCGGGCGAGGACCTCATCAGCCGCCTCACCGTGGCCAACGAGGAGGGCAAGCTCTCCACCGAGGAACTGCTCGCCTTCTGCACCGTCCTCGCCGTCACCGGCTTCGAGACCACCACCAACCTCATCGGCAACGCCGTCCTCGCGATGACCGGCGACCGCGCGCAGTGGGACATGCTGCGCGAGGACCCCGACCTCGCGCCCCGCGCCGTCGAGGAGACCCTGCGCTACGACTCGCCCGCCCTCCAGGCCCAGCGCGTCCCGCACGGCGATATCGCGCTCGCGGGACACCACATCCGGGCCAACAGCTCCGTGGTCGTCCTCATCGGCGCCGCCAACCGCGACCCCGAGGTGTACGACGAGCCGGACCGCTTCGACCTCACCCGCGAGAACCCGGCCGAGCACCTGTCGTTCTCCGGCGGCATCCACTACTGCATCGGCGCCCCGCTGGCCCGCATGGAGGGCGAGACCGCGCTGCGCGTCCTCGCCGAACGACTGCCGGACCTGCGCGTCGCCGGGCCCGTCGTGCGTCGCAGCTCGCCCGTGATCAGCGGCTGCACCCGGCTGCCCGTCAGCGGCACCCCCGCGTGA
- a CDS encoding ACP S-malonyltransferase, which yields MMTTDQARSAVVFPGMGPSRFTDVGKFMMIDPFVRKRLAAADDALGRSVLDEFRTAGTDFGAFAQVAFFINSVALADRAVQTQGLAPDVCVGFSFGQKAATAFSGALPFAEAVRLTHELALCEQRFFEEEYQDLVTLTITRVPPAALDEVLGELAEQGEFHEVSGHLDEGMHMVTMREQVLEGFQRRISAVGGYSLYSMKPPAHCRVLTGLRARVEEEVLAKFEVADPELPLVADHDGSLITRADQLRTLLLDTFDHPVRWHPVVDTLRGMDVRTVHVTGPDRLIHRLDVTTRAFDVVALGPEQALRPARTASRKEQ from the coding sequence ATGATGACGACCGACCAGGCACGCAGCGCCGTGGTGTTTCCGGGCATGGGGCCCTCGCGCTTCACCGACGTGGGCAAGTTCATGATGATCGACCCCTTCGTGCGAAAGCGCCTCGCCGCCGCGGACGACGCCCTCGGCCGCTCGGTCCTGGACGAGTTCCGCACCGCGGGAACGGACTTCGGGGCGTTCGCCCAGGTCGCCTTCTTCATCAACTCGGTGGCCCTGGCCGACCGGGCCGTACAGACCCAGGGCCTCGCCCCCGACGTCTGCGTCGGCTTCAGCTTCGGCCAGAAGGCCGCGACCGCGTTCAGCGGCGCCCTGCCGTTCGCCGAGGCCGTCCGCCTCACCCATGAACTCGCCCTGTGCGAGCAGCGGTTCTTCGAGGAGGAGTACCAGGACCTGGTGACGCTCACCATCACCAGGGTGCCCCCGGCGGCGCTCGATGAGGTCCTCGGCGAGCTGGCCGAGCAGGGTGAGTTCCACGAGGTCTCCGGCCACCTCGACGAGGGCATGCACATGGTCACGATGCGCGAGCAGGTCCTGGAAGGGTTCCAGCGCCGCATCAGCGCAGTCGGCGGCTACTCGCTGTACTCGATGAAGCCGCCCGCGCACTGCCGCGTGCTGACCGGCCTGCGCGCCCGCGTCGAGGAGGAGGTCCTCGCCAAGTTCGAGGTCGCCGACCCCGAACTGCCCCTGGTCGCCGACCACGACGGCTCCCTGATCACCCGCGCCGACCAGCTGCGCACCCTGCTCCTCGACACCTTCGACCACCCGGTCCGCTGGCACCCGGTCGTGGACACCCTGCGCGGCATGGACGTGCGCACGGTCCACGTCACCGGACCCGACCGGCTCATCCACCGCCTCGACGTCACCACCCGCGCCTTCGACGTGGTGGCACTGGGACCGGAGCAGGCCCTCCGGCCCGCACGGACCGCCTCTCGCAAGGAGCAGTGA